The genomic segment CAAATAATTATCAGCATATACCAGATACTGTAACTTTCATTGGCTTAAGTGTAGAGTCCTATTATTTTCTGTATGGAAAAGCTATCTCAACTCCAGAATCAAGTCTAGTCTAGTAAGAAGATAAAGTATAGATAATAATAATTTCAGTAAGACAGAACAATCAATAAGAACATAATAAAGTATAActaaacatattttagaaaaggCTTTACAATGTTGAAATGTAAGCTTGACAGTAAGTTTTACTCACCGTTGGAAATATTTCACCTGCAGTTTATGGTTGGGAGGGATTCAAAAGAATCTACCATATTAATTTGAAATTACACTTTAAAGTCCTGAGGGAATTTTGTTACTCATATCATAATTGAAATTTAAAGTCTTAGAAGAAAGGATTTCTCAGGTGCTTTTTAGACAAATGCattctaataaaacattttaaaaaaatacatgtgttctTGAGTGTTCTCATTCATGCAACAAATCTCTTGGACTTACCTGtttaattaaacaaaatgaaCTCCTTGTGGTATTACACAGCAGAGATGATGTGTAGTGGGCATTGCTGGGTTAGCAGGGCTTGTGATATGGCCCAGATAATACTATTAGGAAGTTTATATGTATGTTCGGCTTTGTGTCTAGTaaaaaaaaaggggtggggggaggaataAGGATCTATATAGTGAAATTTACAAAATTACTACTATAACTTCCCATTGGATAATCACAAACAACTCTCTACCCACTTCCTTAAAAGACTGTggtccattcattctttcttagcACCACATTTGAATAAGTTACCTGGTAGGCTGTACATTTTCTTATTGTTAGATTGGAGTCTCTGATCATCTTGTGTTTATGTGGTTGcagtaatttttctttgaaagagaaTGCTAAgggaattttaaaagttatactACTCAATCCTCTGGGTTCCAAACataatttttatctcattttgtatCACTGACTAATATCTGTCTGGTGATTGGGATTAATCACCAGCATGAGGAGCCCCAAATGTCCAGAGTATATCCAGATTCCAAATGACCAGAGCATTCGGGGTGCTCCCTTGGGGAAGCATTTCACTCTTGTGCACATAGACTTCCAAATAAGATTTCATGGGTACACAAGCTTATGGTTAGGTGGATCAGTTTTTAGTGGACTATTTCATGTAATAATGAGAGGCTGTCAGACTTGTCCAAGAAACAGACACCAAGGTGAAACAAAGTCTGCAAGGGTTTTGTTGTGGGAAACAGCTGTGCTGGAGcaagagaaaatagaaagggAGCCAGAATAAGTAGCAGAGCCACCAAATCATGACACAAGAATGACCACAGTGAAcagtagagagaaggaaggacgGCAAAAGCATACTAGACCATCGTTCAGTCTTGATTACTTCAACAAGGCCACTAGTGGGAGGTGCTGGAGCCAGCATTAGCCATCGGGGGAGCCTAGTGTCTAACAGAAATGGTCCTGCCTTGACGTTCTTGGTGGAATCACTCATTAGTTGGGAATGGGGAAATGTGTTTCAGATATCAGCACGTAAGTGCTTTGCACAAATACATTCTCTGTATTTAAAACATTGAAAGGCTCATTTAGCTGGCTGCCACAGGGCCCAAGGCCACATCATCCCCTTGGTTCACAGAGACATAGCTTCTTGATAGCAGGAAGATGGAGCCATATTGGCTGCTATTTTAAACCATGCAATATACTTAGTGGAAACTTGAGCAATCATGGTTGAGCattcatatattccttgattttatTAGGATAATTAACTTGTGAATGATGAGGCAAATAACAGAAGCAATCATTTATGTAGATTGGAGGAGACTGTTATGATCCCTTTGCCATCTAATGTATTTCTTCACAGAGGTAATGTTTTTGGGGATACCGTGTTCATGAAAAAGGTATTATGTAAATCTACATCCACAGACACTAGCAGAACTAAGTTGCTGTGAAAATGcaatgtaaacaaaataaatccCACAAAACGTGATTATTGCTGAGAGGAAAGTCAGTACGTCTGCTATTTTGGATTAAATAGAAGTACTCTAATTTCATCACTATATAACTCTCTTGTTCATAGTAATCCCAGAAAGTTATGGGTTATCAGAGGCATAGTGGCAGCCTCCGCTATTGACATTTGGCAAACTAACAGTAGAAGTAGCCGACTTAGTCTTGGTGAGAAGAAAACCATGTTGCAGAGCCCATTCCACCTGCTTTCGTTTTTGTAGAAAGGCCCATTGAATATGAGCTGGGTTTGTAGGGAAAGAGCCTGACTAATATTTAGAGTATGTCACTTCAACCACCTAGTTAGTGAGAGCCtcttcatatatgtatgtgtggacacaattgtgtgtatatgtgtgcacataaGGAGGTTAGACATATTCTAAACAAAGTCTCAgattttaaagactgaataaaaTGTAAACCTTTCAGCCTCGTCCACACAGCCAGTGACTTCAGAGTGGATTGTCTATCCCTCAATGGCCACAATGTCTTCATTCATTGTGATCCTGCTCAATTATACCGTTCTTGAGAGTATAAATTTGTTTTGGCTCAAATCTGATTCTCTCTACTTCATTTCCCAACATGAAAGTTACTATTCCTGTATGCTTTCTCCAAGTTGCTTACCTGTAATACTTGTTCACTCCTGACCTCTCTCTTGAAGACCCTCAATTCCTTTCCCCTCAGACAAAGGAATGAAGGCAAGCTGAGGAATTGGGGTCCCCACCCTTGCATCTTTCAAGTCGTTTAAGAAAACACCAATCTCTGCATATCTCCCCAGTGCTGTGATATTGCATTTTCTTTACTATCTCAGTTAGGTTTAGGGGTAGCAGTTTAGGTTCTACTTGACCTTCTAACAATAATAATCTTCCTTCCAAGGGTCAGGAatggaaaattaaaatcaatattcTGTATTTCGTAACCCATGTGATTTCTGTCTGGGTAAATAATGAGCGGCTACAAAGCCAGTCCTATTGAACCCACCCTGGCCAAAAATATCTTTCACATCATTTCCATTAGCCTCACTGGAAAATATGTACCTCTGCTGTTTTCTATCTCTGCAGTTTAATATTGGCTCAGAGCCAGTATCCAAGAATTCACAAAATATCTCGGTATTTCCCTTTTCCCAGTGTAGTTTAACCTCACAAATATTTGCAAGCCAACCACAAGAAGAATTGAAGGCTGATGTACCTTCAGTGTCCCCCTTGTCTATCTTTCAGGATTCTTCCCCAAAGAGAGACTTTGCTTCACCATCAGTCTATAGTCTCAATGGCTATGAACTAACTTAGGTCAGAAAATTATGTAAGAAGTTGAATTCACAACATCTTTAGCTACTTCATGTCTAAGAAAGGTGTTACCTTAGTTGGTTTCCCAACTACTTCATTCGTAAGAACCAGCTAATGAATGAGACATTGCCACAAATGTCTGGACAACAAAATACCTGGTAATATCTATAGTGTGTGGTATTTTGGGTAATTACTTCCACGCTCTCTCTGATAACTAGACACTGCCATCTGTCTTTCTGGCTCTCTTTCAGTAGGGTTGTCCTGGTTTAAGTTTCAGTAGAAGCCAACTCACCgcataatatttaatatattatttgcaTGCCTCTGTGCCACAGAAAATTGATCGCTCAATGCCATCTCCTCCACTGGTCCTTCATTCCATAATGTCACTGTTGATCACTTAGGTAAGTTTTACGCTGCTGGATGTCATGAAATACCAGTGTCCCATTTCCCAGTACAGTGGGTTTATGTGTTCAATCTTAAAATATGTAAACCATCCAGTCCCACTTAAATAGTATTTCTTTGGACTACTTCTAGAACCAGTATCAGTTATGAACCTGGCAGATAGCAGATGACCACTTAAACAAGGTAATTTGGGGAGGGTCTAATAAAGATAGTATTATGAAGGAATGTGCTGGTATAGGCAACTCCCAAGAAATAGTGTAATAACTCTAGAACTAATAACTTCTGAGAGTTATTAACTCCTCTATTCCTGAAGATGCTAGAAGTGAAAGAGGTTATGAGCAATGGAGAGAGAGCTTTGAAGTGGGTCACTTGGCAGGAGCTAAGGTCTAGGTCCAGGGTGGTATATTAGTACTGTTATTTAATAACAATAACACAGTATTGTTTGCTTTACTATGCagatatatatatgaatgtgtatatataatatacataatgtatGTGCACAAATGTTCTATACAATTCAAAAGAGAATATGAATGCAAATTGTGAATGATTACATTTTCACCAGAGAATTGtagttaaaaatctttttttctccattatgaATTACTACCCAACTTTGTCAACATTCAGTTTTGTTTAATTGTCTTGTTAGTTATTTCCCTAGCCTATGAAATCCTGTGAGATTTCAAGAATCTACAAACCCTGGGCATCCAGAAGCAGATACAAAAGATCCTGGTAAAGGTAGATTTGAATTCTGTTGACGTGTTGCTGAGAATTTTAGGTAAGATACCTAATTCATATATGCAAGGTAGGGTGAAAATTTCACTTGTTCCTTATAACCAGTACAAAGGTCATTAGCACACTAGGGTATTATAAGTGCTAAAGAAAAGACCTCTTGAGATACCTTCACCATCTTCCTATGACAGTTTTTAAAACTTCTGAGAGTTCACAGGAAGAAGTAGCATTTCTCATAATTAGATGTAAAGAAGAGCGATTAATATTTCAGACAAGGATGTAGGAGGAGAAAAACTGCACAAACATACAAGCAACTCTCAGGAACCACTTACAGAAGAAACAGCGTTACGAATATCCAAAAAGCAACTGGGGCAGCAGTAGCAGAGATTACCGGAGATTATTAGTCTGAAGGCCAAAAGACATCCAAAAAAGTTTAACTTTCTTACAGTTTGATATTCTTTAGGAAAACACAAAGGCAGATGATATTTTTGAGAAGAATTCCAGACGAGAGAAGCTTATCTCTAAATACAaaacattatatttttttctaattttggatGGGAAATGAATTCTTtgacctaaaaaaacaaaaatgcaacttTAGTTAGGAAGCATAACATGGTAACTGTTTAGCAGGCACAGCCAGGTGACCACAGCCTTCTGGCTCCGATGAACAAAAACAGAACTCAGTTCTTCAGGCCAGTCTCTACCCAAGGATATGTGTGCCCTCTCGTTTTGGTGTTGGTGTTAGTATTCAAAGTAGATCTGTTCATAGCTCATCTTAATAATGTATTCATAGTATGGTATTTCTCAGATGTGATCTATAGACAACTTACATCATAAGCACTCAGAATGCTTTAATGCAAGCagcttcctgggccccacccacagcctgcTGAATTAGGAATATGGGTACGGTTGGGTGATTCTAAGGTGCATGAATTTGAGAACGAAGGTTTGAATGCTTATGATGTGCCTGGTGTTGCCTTTAGTCCTTACTTAACTATCTCCTTACAACAGCGCTAAGGAGAGGTAAGTTATTCctgtcttacagatgaagaaaatgaggctttACAATGTTGACTATGATGGAGAACTTGAAACCTTGTTAATCACCTGaatgtcaaatgccttttctatgACATCCTAGGTGTCTGGTTTGAGCAGTCAGCTGTGATTTGAATGGCATACTTCCTATCCATCATCACGTATAAGGGCAGAAAATGTGTCGCTGATGTGAAAAACAACTTCTTACAGACCCCCTCCATCTGGGCAAAGATTTGGTAAGGCTGTTTTGTagtcagattttttatttcttcctattactAGACAGCAAAGAATACAAATGTTCAGCGATTGCTGGTGTCAGGAAATGCGTGTGGGATATCAAACCTGCTGGTGGCTTAAGGGTAAACTGACATCATTAGAAGCCACACAGGAAATCAGTTCTACTGGTTTCTTTCCCTTCCATTGCAGGTAGAAAATGCATCCATTTATTCATGAAAGATTTATTGTGTGTCTTTTCTATACCAGGTACTATTCTTGGCACTGGGCATATAATAATGAATGAAAGAGATCAAAAAATTCCTGCTCCATGGAGTTTACATCCTAATGAGCTCCCATCTGTGCTTGATTCCAGTGACCTAGTAGACCCACAAACATGCGGATGGGCTGCTCTATCACCACAGGTGGTTTTATCACTCAGGGATATTGACCGGTTATTTTCTATTCCTCCACATAATTCCTACAAGAATCCACAGAATCCCAGTGTAAAATACAAAGCTGTAGAGTTTCTTAACAGAGTGATAATATCCTTTAAGGAACATTTTTACATAGTCTGTTTGGATATTTTGTCTGCCACAAATATCAGAGACAGTATTTACCATTTAATATGTAGTGGACAGTGATGAAAAGTTTTGCATCCAAGGGACaatcccagagaaagaaaaatgtcccaCCCTCTACATCCAGTGTCTTGATAGACATGTGTGCATTGGAAAAGCATCTTTCCAATTATGTGAGCTTGAAATCTACTCCCCTTCACAAGTAAACACAAAGTGTATATTGCAGGGTTTTATTTTACATGAGCTTGCCTAGGAATTCAAAATTGGGGAAAGATtgccatttgttttgtttagagcTTTATCAAGAATTATTCACCTTGTCAGAAAATTCTTCTTACAATGTAAATGCCACTCAATATTTATTACCAACACACTGGTCATGATACTACATAGGTAAGTATCCATTTCACTAAGTGTTCCAGTATTGATATTTGGAAATTcacattattttacaaataaatcctGTGACTATTACCATGTAATGATTATATTGTGAAATACTTTTTCTTGTATCACCTTTACACTGGAATTAGGATGTTTTTgcttacatatacatacacacttttGTAGGTTGGTTATATTAACTTTAAATATCATGTTAGGACTATAATAGTATAAAGTGGAAATTTTCAATGTGAGAACTATTCTTACATTTGTTATCAAATTGGAGTAAGTGTCATTTTAAGCATTGTACATGCCTACTTATAAAAACTGAAAAGTAATGCTAAGTCCAAGGTTTTTAGACCCCAAAAGGCATGCAATGATATCATACATTCTTCAACATGGCATAACAAGATAATTTATTTAGGCTCCACTGTGAAATTTCATCCTGATTCTCAATTTGGGATTTGAAAAGAGATGCAAAGAGTTCATGGTTCTGAGGGAGGTGTGACTGAGAAAAAGTCAGAGAGATACAATGAtgctggttttgaagatggagaagACATGACAAGGAATGTGGGCaacctctagaagctgggaaagacAAGGGAATGGATTCTTCTTTAGAACctccagaaataaacagaacccTGTCAGCATCTTTATTTCAGGACAACTGCACCCATGTTGTACTTCTAAtctacagaaatttaaaataatatatctgtGGTGTCCTAAGCCACTGATTATGAGTTAATTTGTTACTGGggcaatagaaaactaaaagaatggtgaactgatttttgacaagggtgccaagataaCTCAGTGGCAAAAGATTAGTTTTTCAACGAATGGTGTTGACATAACTGGACATTCACCTGCAAATGAATGAAGTCAGACCCCCACCTGACACAATgaacaaaaactcaaaatggatcacaggaccaaatgtaagaactaaaactacagaaatcttagaagaaaacagggcaaATCTTTATGTGCTTAGGTTAGGCAGTGGTATTTGAATAAGACACCTTTGAAAgcaagaaaagataaaaacagaaataggattttattaaattaaaagttttgtatatcaaaggagaccatcaagaaagtaaaaagataaccctgagaataggagaaaatatctgcaatttatatacctgataagggacttgtgtcCAGAGTAtagaagaactcttaaaattcaataataaaaagacaaaaagaactaATTAAAAGATGAGTCAGGGacatgaataaacatttcttcaaagaaggtaATAAATAACcaataagcacttgaaaagatgctcaacatcattgcTCATTAGAAGctaaatcaaagccacagtattACATTACTGCATACCTACTAGAATTGCTAAAGTAAAAAAGACAATAACTTGTGGTGATGATAAGGAAAAATTGGGATCTCCATACTTTGCTAGTTGTGCTGAAAAATGGCACAACTAATTTGAAAGACACTTTGGCAATTCCTCAATAGATCTACCATGTGACAGAACAATTCTTACTCAAGATCAGTTAAAAGGTATGTCTATCCAAAACTTGTACAAGAACACTTATAGCAACTTTGTTCATAACtgccaagaaatagaaacaacgAAATGTCCATTGACTGATTAATGGGTAAAGAAATAATGGTATATCCATATGAAGGAATGTTATTTGGCAATAGAAGGGAATGAAGAAACGATGtaagctacaacatggataaaaagAGTATTTGAGCAAGGTTTTTTTGTACAGAGAAATATGGTCTCAACTTCCTGTCTTTGAAAAGAAGAATGCTTCTTTTCTTCTGGCGTAGGAAGGGCAGCACTTATATGAGAGTTTTGTCTCCtgttttcaggaagaaaagggTACCACAGAGTGTGCCTTTTTTATCTGctcggtttttttttttaatggaaaagctcaaaataatcctaagCCAAaaaggcatattttggggtgggaTATTTTGCCAGCTTTCAACACactgtgaatgtgtttctaaccCACAGGGAATTTCCCATTTCCCATGGGCTTTGAACAACTTGTTCGCTGTAGCTGGGTAATGGGGAAGAAATGTTTTCCCCTCAGTGTCTAAATTTAATTAGTATCACTCGTATTTTGTTGCACACaattatacaattttattttcttaacatcaTCTAACATTAACTGAAAATAGTTATGtgttcatttgctcatttattatCTCTATCTCCCTTCTAAATAAAATCTCCATAGAATGTCAGCTGCACTGCTGTATTCCAATACCTAGAAAGCAACTGAGTCTGAAAATCGTTTTCTTAAAATCTGAATAACCCATCATTAACACTAAAGCTTTCCtattaataaatgcattttgtTGAAATGAGTGTGTTGAGGCTCAAAAAATTCTGATAAGCTGCCCCTGTCATGCAAGATTTCTGCCCAGCTCTCCCTTACTTTAATATCCATAGCCTCAAACACATCTCCTAGGCCAATCACAGAGAATGCCCTCATTTGGTGTTGTTTGAGGGAATTAAACTCTTCACTCTTGCTTTTGTAGATGAGCTGTCGATAAGCCATGGAGAGGAGCAACCACACGGTGACAGAGTTCATCCTGCTGGGCTTCAGCACAGACCCTGTGACGCAGCGCGTCCTCTTTGTGGTATTCCTGGGCGTGTACTCTGTGACCGTGGTAGGAAATATCACCCTCATGGTGCTGATCTGCAGTGACTCCCGGCTGCACACGcccatgtactttttcattgGGAATCTGTCTTTTCTGGATCTCTGGTATTCCTCTGTCTACACGCCAAAGATCCTAGTGATCTGCATCTCTGAGGACAGAAGCATCTCCTTTGCTGGCTGTGTGGCTCAGTTCCTCTTCTCTGCTGGGCTGGGGTACAGTGAGTGTTACCTGCTGGCTGCCATGGcgtatgaccgctatgtggccatctctCAGCCGCTGCTTTATGCTCAGGCCATGTCAAAGAGGCTGTGCATCTGTTTGGTCATATATTCCTTTATTGGAGGTTTTGTTAACTCAATAATCCTCACCAGCAACACATTCACATTGGACTTTTGTGGTGACAATGTCATTGATG from the Manis javanica isolate MJ-LG chromosome 11, MJ_LKY, whole genome shotgun sequence genome contains:
- the LOC108393357 gene encoding olfactory receptor 9G19-like; this encodes MERSNHTVTEFILLGFSTDPVTQRVLFVVFLGVYSVTVVGNITLMVLICSDSRLHTPMYFFIGNLSFLDLWYSSVYTPKILVICISEDRSISFAGCVAQFLFSAGLGYSECYLLAAMAYDRYVAISQPLLYAQAMSKRLCICLVIYSFIGGFVNSIILTSNTFTLDFCGDNVIDDFFCDVPPLVKLACGVRETYQAVLLFFTASNVIAPCVLILASYLFIITTILRIRSTQGRLKAFSTCSSHLVSVTLYYGSILYIYSHPGSSNFLGTEKIVSTFYTVVFPMVNPMIYSLRNKDVKEALKKLLRLAKSEV